A section of the bacterium genome encodes:
- a CDS encoding valine--tRNA ligase, with translation MTDKTIPSKYDQTEIESRWYSHWEREGHFRLNENAPGPVFTVVIPPPNITGSLHMGHALNNTIQDITVRFKRMQGCKVLWQPGTDHAGIATQNKVEQALAAEGLTRHDLGREAFIARCWAWREQYGREIVEQLRILGCSCDWERERFTMDEGLNRAVRTAFKAYYDAGMIYRGVRMVNWCTRCHTSISDLEVEYEDQSSHLWYVRYGGLVVATTRPETMLGDTAVAVHPEDERYESFIGKEVDLPLTGRRIPVIADERVDPAFGTGAVKVTPAHDPNDHEMAGRHGLASVVVIDFEGRMTADAGAGYAGLGVLECRKKVVADLDKLGLLEKTEDYSHSVGTCYRCHETIEPLVSEQWWMDMSPLKEPAIRVVERGEVKFIPERWTKVYLDWMENLRDWNIGRQLWWGHRMPLWHCDACGGIVVEIETPERCPECGGALRQDEDVLDTWFSSALWPLSTLGWPDDEEQLKRLYPTAVLSTAPDIIYLWVARMIMSGMHFRGEKPFSHVYLHATVLAQDGRRMSKSLGTGVDPREVIGDYGTDALRFTLVILTGQGQSVRLWEDRFTVGRNFANKVWNAARFLQLNLAGSRLADEAPLTTGELPDDRELTLEDRWVISKLGRLAGEVTDALEAYRFNEAAHLVYEAFWHDYCDWYLELVKPRLYGDDPKAKGVALAVALHGMRLLLKLLHPIMPFITEELFHRLFPNAPADLMVSPWEDHEDWPGYAGDEEHVERLQKLIDAVRNIRGEMGVPPGAKVKLLVKTTDGDLAALVEAQAGFFANLAGVVEIEAGPEVVKPRGAAVGVEGDVELYVPLAGVVDFTAELERVKKELGKVRERLSKVEKKLADAQFRQKAPAEVVRGEEEKRDRLAAELEALERHLRQVEEMLWMSTDDLFDGVLKKIPELAQEHLGGFLNEALADSRQFCEEIRGRLDKWVGQYQRGELNREEFEWLLKSLKSLAQGQLLSEAGIGQVRAQNFFEGVLKLMIRIAIATML, from the coding sequence ATGACCGACAAGACTATTCCCTCAAAGTACGACCAGACGGAGATCGAGTCCCGCTGGTACTCCCATTGGGAGCGGGAGGGGCATTTCCGTCTCAACGAGAACGCCCCGGGGCCGGTGTTCACCGTGGTCATCCCGCCGCCCAACATCACCGGCTCCCTGCACATGGGCCACGCCCTGAACAACACCATCCAGGACATCACCGTCCGCTTCAAGCGGATGCAGGGTTGCAAGGTCCTCTGGCAGCCGGGCACCGACCACGCCGGCATCGCCACCCAGAACAAGGTCGAGCAGGCGCTGGCCGCCGAGGGGCTGACCCGGCACGACCTGGGGCGGGAGGCCTTCATCGCCCGCTGCTGGGCCTGGCGCGAGCAGTACGGCCGCGAAATCGTCGAGCAGTTGAGGATTCTGGGTTGCTCCTGCGACTGGGAGCGGGAGCGCTTCACCATGGACGAGGGGCTCAACCGGGCGGTGCGCACCGCCTTCAAGGCGTACTACGACGCGGGGATGATCTACCGCGGCGTGCGCATGGTCAACTGGTGCACCCGCTGCCATACCTCCATCTCCGACCTCGAGGTGGAGTACGAGGACCAGAGCTCCCACCTGTGGTATGTACGCTACGGGGGCCTCGTCGTGGCCACCACGCGGCCGGAGACGATGCTGGGCGACACGGCGGTGGCGGTCCATCCCGAGGACGAGCGGTACGAATCCTTCATCGGCAAAGAGGTGGACCTGCCGCTCACCGGACGGCGCATCCCGGTCATCGCCGACGAGCGCGTGGACCCCGCCTTCGGCACCGGGGCGGTGAAGGTGACCCCGGCCCACGACCCCAACGACCACGAGATGGCCGGGCGTCACGGCTTGGCGAGCGTGGTGGTCATAGACTTCGAGGGAAGGATGACCGCCGACGCAGGGGCCGGTTACGCGGGGCTCGGCGTCCTGGAATGCCGGAAAAAAGTGGTCGCCGACCTCGATAAGTTGGGCCTCCTGGAAAAAACCGAGGATTACTCACACTCGGTGGGCACCTGCTACCGCTGCCACGAGACCATCGAGCCGCTGGTGAGCGAGCAGTGGTGGATGGACATGAGCCCCCTGAAGGAGCCCGCCATCCGTGTCGTGGAGCGGGGCGAGGTGAAGTTCATCCCCGAGCGCTGGACCAAGGTCTACCTCGACTGGATGGAGAACCTGCGGGACTGGAACATAGGCCGCCAGCTCTGGTGGGGCCACCGGATGCCGCTCTGGCACTGCGACGCCTGCGGCGGAATCGTGGTGGAGATAGAAACGCCCGAGCGGTGCCCTGAATGCGGCGGAGCCCTGCGCCAGGATGAGGATGTCCTGGACACCTGGTTCTCCTCGGCGCTCTGGCCGCTCTCGACCCTGGGCTGGCCCGACGACGAGGAGCAGTTGAAGAGACTCTACCCCACCGCCGTCCTCTCCACCGCGCCGGACATCATCTACCTCTGGGTGGCGCGGATGATTATGAGCGGTATGCACTTCCGCGGGGAGAAACCCTTCAGCCACGTGTACCTCCACGCCACCGTCCTGGCCCAGGACGGCCGGCGGATGAGCAAATCCCTGGGGACCGGCGTGGACCCGCGCGAGGTCATCGGCGATTACGGAACCGACGCCCTGCGCTTCACCCTGGTCATTCTCACCGGCCAGGGGCAGTCGGTGCGGCTGTGGGAGGACCGCTTCACCGTGGGGCGGAATTTTGCCAACAAGGTCTGGAACGCCGCCCGCTTTCTCCAGCTCAACCTCGCCGGGAGCCGCCTCGCCGACGAGGCTCCGCTCACCACCGGGGAGCTGCCCGACGACCGCGAGCTCACCCTGGAGGACCGCTGGGTCATCTCCAAGCTGGGCCGGCTCGCCGGGGAGGTGACCGACGCGCTGGAAGCGTACCGCTTCAACGAGGCGGCGCACCTCGTATACGAGGCCTTCTGGCACGACTACTGCGACTGGTACCTGGAGCTCGTCAAGCCGCGCCTCTACGGCGACGACCCCAAGGCCAAGGGGGTGGCGCTCGCGGTGGCGCTCCACGGGATGCGCCTGCTGTTGAAGCTCCTGCACCCGATCATGCCCTTCATCACCGAGGAGCTTTTCCACCGCCTGTTCCCCAACGCGCCCGCGGACCTCATGGTCTCGCCCTGGGAGGACCACGAGGACTGGCCGGGGTACGCGGGGGACGAGGAGCACGTGGAGCGGCTGCAGAAGCTGATAGACGCCGTGCGCAACATCCGGGGCGAGATGGGAGTCCCGCCCGGGGCCAAGGTCAAGCTCCTGGTGAAGACCACCGACGGCGACCTGGCCGCCCTGGTCGAGGCCCAGGCAGGCTTCTTCGCAAATCTGGCCGGCGTGGTGGAAATCGAGGCCGGTCCGGAGGTGGTCAAGCCCAGGGGGGCCGCCGTGGGCGTGGAGGGCGACGTGGAGCTCTACGTGCCGCTGGCCGGGGTGGTGGACTTCACCGCCGAGCTGGAGCGCGTGAAAAAGGAGCTGGGGAAGGTCCGCGAGCGGTTGTCCAAAGTCGAGAAGAAGCTGGCCGACGCCCAGTTCAGGCAAAAGGCCCCCGCCGAGGTCGTCAGGGGTGAAGAGGAGAAGCGGGACCGGCTGGCGGCCGAGCTCGAGGCACTGGAACGGCACCTGCGGCAGGTGGAGGAGATGCTCTGGATGAGCACCGATGACCTTTTCGATGGGGTGCTCAAGAAGATTCCTGAATTAGCTCAAGAGCACCTGGGTGGTTTTCTGAATGAAGCCCTCGCGGATTCACGTCAGTTCTGCGAGGAGATACGGGGGAGGCTGGATAAATGGGTGGGCCAGTACCAACGGGGCGAGCTCAACCGGGAGGAGTTCGAGTGGCTGTTGAAGAGCCTGAAATCCCTCGCCCAAGGCCAACTTCTCAGTGAGGCCGGTATTGGCCAGGTCAGAGCACAGAATTTCTTCGAAGGTGTACTCAAGCTTATGATCAGGATTGCTATCGCCACGATGTTATAA
- a CDS encoding diaminopropionate ammonia-lyase — translation MREACDFFINPRNPAGVLESPVAQFCLGEDALDFHRKIPGYAPTPLLQLPGLAAELGLAALYVKDEAHRFGTKAFKALGASYAIHRYIEDNPGDHVFCTASDGNHGMAVAWSARLFDQKAEVFMPRGTVPARVRRIVDFGARVTVVDGDYDATVRTAAREAEKRGWVLVQDTAWELYVEIPARIMAGYVTMFRELEEELFPPGGPGVNAVFLQAGVGSWAAAAVAYLAGRYGDRMPKIVCVEPVGADCCLASARAGRRVSLPGAETIMAGLNCGTPSLLAWPILAAGTDLFLTLTDDYAREAMRAYFLPLDGDPRVISGESGAAGLAALFALLRTPELEEPRGFLGLDATSRVLLVNTEGDTDPAGFSKIVGARATTPPG, via the coding sequence GTGAGAGAAGCCTGCGACTTCTTTATCAACCCGAGAAACCCGGCGGGGGTGTTGGAATCCCCCGTCGCGCAGTTCTGCTTAGGTGAGGACGCCCTCGACTTCCACCGGAAAATCCCCGGTTACGCGCCAACGCCGCTCCTCCAATTACCGGGGCTGGCGGCGGAGCTCGGCCTGGCCGCCCTTTACGTCAAGGACGAGGCGCACCGCTTCGGGACCAAGGCCTTCAAGGCGCTGGGCGCGTCCTACGCCATTCATCGCTACATAGAGGATAATCCCGGCGACCACGTCTTCTGCACCGCCTCGGACGGGAACCACGGCATGGCGGTGGCGTGGTCGGCGCGGCTGTTCGATCAAAAGGCCGAGGTCTTCATGCCGCGGGGGACCGTTCCGGCCCGCGTCCGGCGCATCGTGGATTTTGGCGCCCGGGTGACGGTCGTGGACGGCGACTACGACGCCACGGTGCGCACCGCCGCCCGCGAAGCGGAAAAGCGCGGCTGGGTCCTCGTCCAGGACACCGCCTGGGAGCTTTATGTCGAGATACCGGCCCGCATCATGGCCGGTTACGTCACGATGTTCCGCGAGCTGGAGGAAGAATTATTCCCACCCGGCGGGCCCGGTGTGAACGCGGTTTTCCTCCAGGCCGGTGTGGGGAGCTGGGCCGCGGCGGCGGTCGCCTACCTCGCCGGGCGCTACGGCGACCGGATGCCGAAAATCGTCTGCGTGGAACCGGTGGGGGCGGACTGCTGCCTGGCCTCGGCGCGGGCCGGCCGGCGGGTGAGCCTTCCGGGGGCGGAAACCATCATGGCCGGGCTGAACTGCGGCACGCCGTCGCTTTTGGCCTGGCCGATTCTCGCCGCCGGGACGGACCTCTTCCTCACCTTGACCGACGATTACGCCCGCGAGGCGATGCGGGCCTATTTCCTCCCGTTGGACGGCGACCCGCGTGTCATCTCCGGCGAGTCGGGGGCGGCGGGGCTGGCCGCGCTTTTCGCCCTTCTACGCACCCCGGAATTGGAAGAGCCCAGGGGATTCCTGGGCCTGGACGCAACTTCGCGGGTCCTTCTCGTCAACACCGAGGGCGACACCGACCCGGCGGGTTTTTCCAAAATCGTCGGCGCCCGGGCTACCACTCCTCCGGGCTAG
- a CDS encoding family 10 glycosylhydrolase, with product MKRAAAILLLHALLTSATAGTEPVVEGRGLWIPAWELTSPAAVRSAIIQAAEYRFNAVFVQVRYRGDALYIPHRYTSYYANPEPRSIYMKGRPEDFDPLALAVEEGHAWGLSVHAWVTCFEVTGGFAPKDENHVVNRHPEWVSCDRWGNRMGVGHRAWLDPGIPEVRDYTASVLLDIVSNYEVDGLHLDYVRYEGPDMGFAPIAVSEYWVRTGLKANPEDEEWNTWRRDNVTDFVDRVQREAREINPEIIISAAVFADRAGDAYDGVCQDWGRWLEEGLIDLALPMSYSLNADKIGRQTADAVTHAGDGLVYTGIALRNYNDGSKPLDPAVVRSHIEAVRAAGADGVTIFSYTDLREMILAGMTPDDLFTAPAEEPSPEEW from the coding sequence GTGAAGCGGGCAGCCGCGATTTTATTGTTACACGCCCTCCTGACCTCGGCGACGGCCGGGACCGAGCCCGTCGTCGAGGGGAGGGGGCTCTGGATTCCCGCCTGGGAGCTCACCAGTCCCGCCGCCGTCCGCAGCGCAATCATCCAGGCCGCCGAGTACCGCTTCAACGCCGTCTTCGTCCAGGTGCGCTACCGCGGCGACGCCCTGTACATCCCCCACCGCTACACCTCCTACTACGCCAACCCCGAGCCGCGCTCCATCTATATGAAGGGCCGGCCCGAGGACTTCGACCCCCTGGCGCTGGCCGTGGAGGAGGGCCACGCCTGGGGCCTGTCGGTCCACGCCTGGGTCACCTGCTTCGAGGTCACCGGCGGCTTCGCCCCCAAGGACGAGAACCACGTGGTCAACCGCCATCCCGAGTGGGTCTCCTGCGACCGGTGGGGGAACCGGATGGGCGTCGGGCACCGGGCCTGGCTCGACCCGGGCATCCCCGAGGTGCGGGACTACACCGCCTCGGTGCTCCTGGACATCGTGTCCAACTACGAGGTGGACGGGCTGCACCTGGATTACGTGCGCTACGAGGGCCCGGACATGGGCTTCGCGCCCATCGCCGTCAGCGAGTACTGGGTGCGGACGGGGCTGAAAGCGAACCCGGAGGACGAGGAGTGGAATACCTGGCGGCGGGACAACGTCACCGACTTCGTGGACCGGGTGCAGCGCGAGGCGCGGGAGATAAACCCGGAAATAATCATCTCGGCTGCGGTGTTCGCCGACCGCGCCGGGGACGCCTACGACGGGGTGTGTCAGGACTGGGGCCGCTGGCTGGAGGAGGGCCTGATAGACCTGGCGCTCCCCATGTCCTACTCGCTCAACGCGGATAAAATCGGGCGGCAGACGGCGGACGCCGTGACGCACGCGGGCGACGGCCTGGTCTACACCGGCATCGCCCTGCGGAATTATAACGACGGGTCGAAGCCCCTGGACCCGGCCGTGGTGCGGTCGCACATCGAAGCCGTCCGGGCGGCGGGCGCGGACGGCGTGACGATTTTCAGCTACACGGATTTACGGGAGATGATTCTGGCCGGGATGACCCCCGACGACCTCTTCACCGCCCCCGCCGAGGAACCTAGCCCGGAGGAGTGGTAG
- a CDS encoding diacylglycerol kinase, which yields MSQSFNNALEGIIYTLKTERNIRVHFLVGVLVIAGSLFLNIDRSDLVLLILSVAFVLVTELINTAVEKALDLMTTTYHPLAKLVKDISAGAVFIAAITAIIVGYLVLFKDLKPHIFSAIRAVKGSPEYVTLISFTLVIVLVILGKVLVGRGAPLHGGMPSGHSAVSFAVFAIVTLVTENPLVSVLVFLLALIIADARIRRGVHTWREIVAGALLGIGMVTLNYWLFLT from the coding sequence ATGTCCCAGTCCTTCAACAACGCCCTCGAGGGGATAATCTACACCCTCAAGACCGAGCGCAACATCCGCGTCCACTTCCTCGTCGGCGTCCTGGTCATCGCCGGGTCGCTGTTTTTGAACATAGACCGGAGCGACCTCGTCCTGCTCATCCTGTCGGTGGCTTTCGTCCTGGTGACGGAGCTCATCAACACGGCGGTGGAGAAGGCGCTGGACCTGATGACCACCACCTACCACCCCCTGGCCAAGCTGGTGAAGGACATCTCGGCGGGGGCGGTCTTCATCGCGGCCATCACGGCGATCATCGTCGGCTATCTGGTCCTGTTCAAGGATCTGAAGCCTCACATCTTCTCGGCCATCCGCGCCGTCAAGGGCAGCCCCGAGTACGTCACCCTGATCAGCTTCACCCTGGTGATAGTGCTGGTCATCCTGGGCAAGGTGCTGGTCGGTCGCGGGGCGCCGCTCCACGGGGGGATGCCCTCGGGCCACTCCGCGGTCAGCTTCGCCGTATTCGCCATCGTCACCCTGGTGACCGAGAACCCGCTGGTGTCGGTGCTCGTGTTCCTCCTGGCGCTCATTATTGCCGACGCCCGCATCCGTCGCGGCGTACACACCTGGAGAGAGATCGTGGCCGGGGCTCTTTTAGGCATCGGCATGGTCACCCTGAACTACTGGCTATTCCTGACTTAA
- the ybeY gene encoding rRNA maturation RNase YbeY — protein sequence MSRNYEVLIHDHQKVVWIDPELPRRAAVLTLTLEEAPERSIAVVLFDDVQMARLNETYTGTGETTDVLAFDLQPGGGEDPPGEEPELLGDVFVNVEAAVRQAREQGHSLGRELAILVAHGVLHLLGYSDTDVRGRDEMMAKAVLTADHEWLSAYTKRV from the coding sequence TTGAGCCGGAACTACGAAGTCCTGATACACGACCACCAAAAGGTGGTCTGGATAGACCCCGAGCTGCCCCGGCGGGCGGCGGTGCTGACGCTCACCCTCGAGGAGGCGCCGGAGCGCAGCATCGCCGTCGTGCTCTTCGACGACGTCCAGATGGCCCGGCTCAACGAGACCTACACCGGGACGGGCGAAACCACCGACGTGCTGGCCTTCGATCTGCAGCCAGGCGGCGGGGAGGATCCGCCCGGGGAGGAGCCGGAGCTCCTGGGAGACGTCTTCGTGAACGTGGAGGCCGCCGTGCGACAGGCCCGGGAGCAGGGCCACAGCCTGGGGCGTGAGCTGGCCATCCTCGTCGCCCACGGGGTGCTGCACCTGTTGGGATACTCGGACACCGATGTACGGGGGCGGGACGAGATGATGGCCAAGGCGGTGTTGACGGCCGACCACGAGTGGCTGTCCGCCTATACGAAGAGGGTTTGA
- a CDS encoding HDIG domain-containing protein, translating into MSRENKIQPLRLSGPDVFKRLVIGVGIITVLAVITFPSKTLYSFDLQVGDVASEDVISPIKYPVLKTPEELEGELAIKRASVRSAYVYSEDELQGSWREFANLIDDLKQAFEEPGGAEAQGYKDLAMSLEGRYRLSISTELLRRLDRNDELFDELANLPLSLQDTFKGGVIADRKRLSEADIANGILLRYPGDELYYGLNYSQIADLETVRGETTDLLEPQLNSPELTEELVTLAVGFCRPTIYLDEEATRERLEAAEASVDRVAFWVSENERIATDHEVVTPEVYRKLEALEAFRTSQGIVYVTLGRAAIIAVFLFIFGFFLYKYRRETFSDTRSWILIGLVLILTVGLSQALVTAFFQRVPQIGYLLPAALAGVLLATLLDVSIAVVGVLVTSVLLGLLTGFEVRYLFVFLTGGLAAVLSASTLRHRSSLYWISLKVAGAKLLIIAAIGLSVSDTWSATLSNAVLGTVGAIIGVFLASLVLPLFENLFHVTTPVKLLELSDLNQPILARLKQEAPGTFYHSLNVGILAEAAAGAVGANALLARVGAYYHDIGKLTKPEYFSENNPEQASKHENLSPSMSTLVIKSHVKEGIELAKRHRLPRGIVDFVEQHHGTGLISFFYQQALRLDEHKSLDKDDFRYPGPLAQSKETAIVMLADAVESASRTLSNTSVSAIRLLVRNVVNSRFMDGQLAECDLTLADLSTISDSFASTLTGILHSRVEYPEDIPTKDADDEEEDKDSEEEEV; encoded by the coding sequence ATGAGCCGGGAAAATAAAATCCAGCCCCTTCGCCTCTCCGGGCCCGACGTTTTCAAGCGGCTCGTCATCGGCGTCGGGATCATCACGGTCCTCGCCGTGATAACCTTCCCCTCAAAGACCCTCTACTCCTTCGATCTCCAGGTGGGCGACGTGGCGTCCGAGGACGTCATCAGCCCGATCAAATACCCCGTGCTGAAAACCCCGGAGGAGCTCGAAGGCGAGCTCGCCATAAAACGCGCCTCGGTGCGCTCGGCTTACGTTTACTCCGAGGACGAGCTTCAGGGGAGCTGGCGCGAGTTCGCCAACCTCATTGACGACCTCAAACAGGCATTCGAGGAGCCGGGGGGGGCGGAGGCGCAGGGTTACAAAGATCTGGCGATGAGTCTGGAGGGGCGCTATCGCCTCTCCATCTCCACCGAGCTCTTGAGAAGGCTGGACAGGAACGACGAGCTCTTCGACGAGCTAGCCAACCTCCCCCTTAGCCTGCAGGACACGTTCAAGGGGGGGGTAATCGCCGATCGGAAACGGCTCTCCGAGGCGGACATCGCCAACGGCATTCTCCTGCGCTACCCCGGCGACGAGCTCTACTACGGGTTGAACTACTCACAGATCGCCGATCTCGAAACGGTCCGGGGGGAGACAACGGACCTCTTGGAGCCCCAGCTTAATTCGCCCGAGCTGACCGAGGAGCTCGTGACGCTCGCTGTGGGCTTTTGTCGCCCGACCATCTACCTCGATGAGGAGGCGACCCGGGAACGCCTGGAAGCGGCCGAGGCATCGGTGGACCGCGTCGCCTTCTGGGTGAGCGAGAACGAGCGAATCGCCACGGACCACGAGGTCGTCACCCCGGAGGTGTACCGCAAGCTGGAGGCCCTGGAGGCCTTCCGCACCAGCCAGGGCATCGTTTACGTCACGCTGGGGCGGGCGGCGATAATAGCCGTGTTCCTCTTCATCTTCGGCTTCTTCCTCTACAAGTACCGCCGGGAAACCTTTTCGGACACGCGGTCCTGGATACTCATCGGCCTGGTTTTAATCCTGACCGTCGGTCTGTCCCAGGCGCTGGTCACGGCCTTCTTCCAGCGGGTGCCCCAGATCGGATACCTCCTGCCCGCCGCCCTGGCCGGGGTGCTCCTGGCCACCCTCCTGGACGTCTCCATCGCCGTCGTCGGCGTGCTGGTCACGAGCGTGCTTCTGGGGCTCTTGACCGGCTTCGAGGTCCGCTACCTCTTCGTCTTTCTGACCGGCGGGCTGGCGGCGGTTCTTTCGGCCAGCACACTACGGCACCGGAGCTCGCTCTACTGGATTTCCCTCAAGGTGGCCGGGGCCAAGTTATTGATCATCGCCGCCATCGGCCTCTCCGTCTCCGACACCTGGTCCGCCACCCTCTCCAACGCCGTTCTGGGCACCGTGGGGGCCATCATCGGCGTTTTCCTGGCCAGCCTCGTCCTGCCACTCTTCGAGAACCTCTTCCACGTCACCACGCCGGTCAAGCTCCTCGAGCTCTCCGACCTGAACCAGCCCATCCTGGCGCGGCTGAAACAGGAGGCGCCGGGCACCTTCTACCACAGCCTGAACGTGGGCATACTGGCCGAGGCGGCGGCGGGGGCCGTCGGAGCCAACGCCCTGTTGGCCCGCGTGGGGGCCTACTACCACGACATCGGCAAGCTGACCAAACCGGAGTACTTCTCCGAGAACAACCCCGAGCAGGCGTCCAAGCACGAGAACCTCTCGCCCTCGATGAGCACCCTGGTCATCAAGAGCCACGTCAAGGAGGGGATCGAGCTGGCGAAGCGGCACCGGCTCCCCCGGGGCATCGTGGACTTCGTCGAGCAGCACCACGGGACCGGCCTCATCAGCTTCTTCTACCAGCAGGCGCTCCGCCTGGACGAGCACAAGAGCCTCGACAAGGACGACTTCCGCTACCCGGGTCCCCTGGCCCAGTCCAAGGAGACGGCCATCGTCATGCTGGCCGACGCCGTGGAGAGCGCCAGCCGCACCCTGTCGAACACGAGCGTATCCGCCATCCGCCTCCTGGTGCGCAACGTCGTGAACTCGCGGTTCATGGACGGTCAACTGGCCGAGTGCGACCTCACCCTGGCCGACCTCTCGACCATCAGCGATTCCTTCGCCAGCACCCTCACCGGCATACTCCACTCCCGGGTGGAGTACCCGGAGGATATTCCGACTAAGGACGCCGACGACGAGGAAGAGGACAAAGATTCCGAAGAAGAAGAGGTTTGA
- a CDS encoding PhoH family protein, translated as MRTTTLDLDLNGRYAELCGPADANLRLLEELTGVRLVLRDDRATLSGDEEAVAAAGDLLTHLALAAARGHTVTEVEIRAAVANLEEPVHRRQGFDEVVGTDIPVGARRIVKPRTAGQKRLIEALFAHDITLAIGPAGTGKTYLSVATGLSYLHRGAVSRLVLARPAVEAGESLGYLPGAPEEKIAPYLRPLYDALYAMLRGERIRNLIEHGVIEIVPLAYMRGRTLDNAYVILDEAQNCTQPQMKMFLTRLGQSSRAAVVGDITQIDLPDPAASGLVLAQKILAGIDGIAFVYLTKADIVRHGLVARIVEAYEHFENEPTG; from the coding sequence GTGCGGACGACGACTCTGGATTTGGACCTGAACGGCCGCTACGCCGAGCTCTGCGGACCCGCCGACGCCAACCTGCGCCTGCTGGAGGAGCTCACCGGCGTGCGCCTGGTCCTGCGGGACGACCGGGCCACCCTGAGCGGCGACGAGGAGGCGGTGGCGGCCGCCGGAGACCTGCTGACCCACCTCGCGCTGGCGGCGGCCAGGGGCCACACCGTGACCGAGGTAGAAATCCGGGCGGCGGTGGCCAACCTCGAAGAACCGGTCCACCGGCGGCAGGGCTTCGACGAGGTCGTGGGCACCGACATCCCCGTGGGCGCCCGCAGGATAGTCAAGCCGCGCACCGCCGGGCAGAAGCGTTTGATAGAGGCGCTCTTCGCCCACGACATCACCCTGGCCATCGGTCCGGCGGGTACGGGGAAAACCTACCTCTCCGTGGCGACGGGGCTCTCCTACCTCCACCGCGGTGCGGTCAGCCGCCTGGTGCTGGCCCGTCCGGCGGTCGAGGCCGGGGAGAGCCTGGGCTACCTGCCCGGGGCGCCCGAGGAGAAAATCGCGCCCTACCTGAGGCCGCTCTACGACGCCCTCTACGCCATGCTACGGGGCGAGCGCATCCGCAACCTCATCGAGCACGGAGTGATCGAGATAGTTCCCCTGGCCTACATGCGCGGTCGCACCCTGGACAACGCCTACGTCATCCTCGACGAGGCGCAGAACTGCACCCAACCCCAGATGAAGATGTTCCTCACCCGCCTGGGGCAGAGCAGCCGGGCGGCGGTGGTGGGGGACATCACCCAGATTGACCTCCCCGACCCGGCGGCGAGCGGGTTGGTCCTGGCCCAGAAAATCCTCGCCGGGATAGACGGCATCGCCTTCGTATACCTGACCAAGGCCGACATCGTCCGCCACGGCCTCGTGGCCCGCATCGTCGAGGCCTACGAGCACTTCGAGAACGAGCCTACGGGATGA
- a CDS encoding DUF2062 domain-containing protein, translating into MTEKRKPRRLKGANLRQRTRRWLRLQYLRFLRSDASPHKAAIGLAVGVFIGIFPTFGLGALLALGLAFLFRFSKVSAVVGSAIMNPVTSPFFWGLSFTLGSWFTGAEVGGLAQMLDEGKIWTAAGDVVWTYLAGNTVLAVGLALVFYFLGYKAVGAYLKKRALRRPSSLPDPAPR; encoded by the coding sequence ATGACCGAAAAGAGGAAACCCAGGCGCCTCAAGGGCGCGAATCTCCGGCAGCGGACGAGGCGCTGGCTCCGGCTCCAGTACCTCCGCTTCCTGCGTTCCGACGCCTCGCCCCACAAGGCGGCCATCGGGCTGGCCGTGGGCGTCTTCATCGGCATCTTCCCCACCTTCGGCCTGGGGGCGCTCCTGGCCCTCGGCTTGGCCTTTCTCTTCCGCTTCTCCAAGGTGTCCGCCGTCGTCGGCTCGGCCATCATGAACCCCGTCACCTCCCCCTTCTTCTGGGGCCTGTCCTTCACCCTGGGCTCCTGGTTCACCGGGGCGGAGGTGGGCGGTCTGGCGCAGATGCTCGACGAGGGGAAAATTTGGACCGCCGCCGGCGACGTCGTCTGGACCTACCTGGCCGGCAACACCGTCCTGGCCGTCGGGCTGGCCCTGGTATTCTACTTCCTGGGGTATAAGGCGGTCGGGGCGTACCTAAAGAAGCGCGCGCTCCGCCGTCCATCGAGCCTCCCCGACCCCGCCCCCCGGTGA